A window of Rhododendron vialii isolate Sample 1 chromosome 11a, ASM3025357v1 contains these coding sequences:
- the LOC131306754 gene encoding uncharacterized protein LOC131306754, with amino-acid sequence MDFVTGLPRLPRGHDAIWVIVDRLTKSARFLPIQVTDSIDMLSRLYICEIIRLHGILVSIVSDRDPRFTARFWQSLLAALGTNLLFSTGTSSSNGWVSPRRGLSHFGQKGKLSLHFIRPFDIIEKIGEVAYRLALPPKLSGVHNVFHVSMLRKYEPDPSHVLEWSELELEANASYGEEPIRILDSREQVLREYLWHNGDIVGIMYACDHEKVLVCILSKKVVVWVGSWDRESRNARGGNTETRVDLVTQGVVIR; translated from the exons ATGGATTTCGTTACCGGTTTGCCAAGATTGCCaagggggcatgatgccatttgggtgatagttgatCGATTGACCAAGTCAGCGCGTTTCTTACCTATTCAGGTTACAGATTCGATTGATATGCTTAGTCGTTTGTATATCTGCGAGATTATCCGTCTGCATGGGATTCTTGTTTCTATTGTGTCGGATCGAGATCCAAGGTTTACCGCGCGCTTCTGGCAAAGTCTGCTAGCCGCTCTTGGCACCAATCTTTTATTTAGCACCGGCACATCATCCTCAAAtggatgg GTGTCGCCGCGTCGGGGATTATCTCATTTTGGGCAAAAGGGGAAGCTTTCACTGCATTTTATCAGACCGTTTGACATTATCGAAAAGATTGGGGAAGTCGCATATCGATTGGCCTTACCACCGAAGTTATCGGGCGTTCATAATGTGTTCCATGTGTCGATGTTGCGGAAGTATGAGCCGGATCCGTCACATGTTCTAGAGTGGTCCGAACTAGAGTTGGAAGCCAATGCATCTTACGGGGAAGagccgatacgtatcctagattcgcgagagcaagttttgaggg AGTATTTGTGGCATAATGGTGACATTGTTGGCATCATGTATGCATGTGATCATGAAAAAGTCCTAGTTTGCATATTGAGTAAGAAAGTAGTCGTTTGGGTTGGAAGTTGGGatagggagtctcgtaacgcaaggggtggtaatacggagactcgAGTGGAtcttgtaacgcaaggggtggtaatacggtga